The DNA region GTCTGATTCTTGTTGCTGCTGAACAAATcctctaagggcaggtctacacaagAAACTGACAGCTGTATAACCACATTGCTCATCTTGAAAAATCACACCCTTGAACGACGCCGTtgtaccaacctaacccccgcaGCGTAGACAGTGTTATGTTGAACCGGGGAGCGAGGGGGCTTTACCCATCAacgtagctactgcctcttgcggAGCTGGATTAATTACggcaatgggagaagctctcttgtCGGCGTAGTAGCGTCTTCCCTAAAGCAGCACAGCACCTTGTTTTTGTGACAAGGTCTCTCTATACTAAGTACCACgaatgcctgattctcctctctcttacACTGACGTAGGTCAGGAGTAGCacaatggaagtcagtggagttacaccagtgtaaaagatCAGACCGATTTGTATTAAATACTAGTGCTAATCCTCCCTCTCATCTGGTTCCTTCTCCTGCTCTCTGCTTTGCAGCTTGCTCTTTTCATCCCCTTCCTAGACATCCTTCCCCTTCTCCTACTGCACAGCCTTCCCCTGCTGATCTCCTTCAGGACTGTCTCCATGCCACCTTGCATTTCAGCTGGTATCCTGTGTATCACATTGGTTTGACCTGAAGGGCAGGCTGCTCAGGGGGTGGGACAGGaatcggggtgtgtgtgtgtgttaacaccATGTGCTTTCTTAGGCCCCATGGCTCCCGCTGACATCAGATGGAGTTGAGTCCTCAGcctctcttaaaaataaataaaatcagaccCTCAAATAATACTTCAGAGCTTTCTCCACCACCCCTCTTGCAACAATCTGTTGCACAATTGCAGCTGCCTTCTCAATCGATCCTCGTTATATATGCTCGGTAACTTGTTTCAAACAGCAAGCTTGCTCAATTCTGTTCCATGAGTCCCTCTGAAAGGCTGAATTTAACACAGCCCTCTTGTGTTTCTGCAGGGAAACAGGGACCAGGGAAGCTATGTGGATGAAGGCCTTGCTCAGCAAGATGCCCAGGTCTGTAGCTCTTCGTACTCTTTAAGAAACATCTGCCCCACCGCGGTGGGTGTTTGCTGATCCCCGGTCCTTCCACCCATTGTTTTTTAAAGGCCAGTAAAAGTCATCAACCATTTAGCTGGCATGTTTGTAGTGCACTGGACTCAGTCCCAGAAGATCTGGGTTTTAGTGTGGGCtctgctgctggatgaccttggacCAGTTTCTGCACCtccagtttccccatgtgtaaaatgggataatgatcTTTTTGGAAGACCCAAGCTCTCTGGCTTGACTTGAGCTTTTGGGCTAACCCTTATTTCATGTGCTTGATTCCTTCTAGTGCTTGTATGAAGCCGGGGAGAAGAAATGGGGGACAAATGAGGGACAATTCCTGACTATCCTCTGTTCAAGAAACAGAAATCACTTATTAAAGGGTAAAAGTCTCAGCAATTTTCTACatacttttctctttttaaaaaaaaaagaagcctttTTTTTTAGGTACATCTCTTGGCAAACAGGAAGGGACCCTTCTCAAAGGCACACGCCTACTCTGGAGTCTGGTCTTATGTATCTACTTCAGAGTATTTTAATACAGGAACCTATTCTTGTGAGCCTAAAAGGAACCCTAGAGACACAAGAATAAACTTGTATGGATCACCTATGCTCCAGTCTTTATACCAGAAGTAGTAAACTGGGACTTTGGCGACAGTTACCAAGGATAGGAGTTCAGGAGCAAGCTTCTTGCTAACGTTCCCCCTACAGGAAGAAAGACAGGCGCCATTCTACtggatcagaggttctcaaaccaCAGTCTCTAGTGATCTTGTTAGTGGCtcttgcagagctggctggttgcAAATACTGATGGCGAAATGGCAAACCTTCCCTTGTGGCAGAATGTTGAACCAAATGGGAAGGCAAAGCTACTCAGCTGGACCCCATTAAGTAATAATTCATCACACTGTTACCAGCAGTTAACTGACCAATTAGAGAACTGATGATAGTTAAAATGAAGATAAACTGAATGGTTTCCAGGACAACTGCAATTGTCTACCACTTAAAAAAAGAGAGGCCAAATGTGCATACAAAGCACTCAGCTGCTTGACCTGGCAAACTGGTCCTTGATGGTTAAGCCTTTGTAGATGGCACGAACAAATCTTGCTTGATGACTTTTCACTAGTGTGTGTTCTTTTCCAGTCTTTGATGAATACAGAAGGATCACTAAGAAGGACATTACAGAAAGCATTAAATCTGAGATGTCAGGAGACCTTGAAGATGCCTTATTAGCTGTGGGTGAGTATTCCGGTTTTAAATTTAGGGTTGTTTAGTTACACAACACACTATCGGGGTGTAGAATGGAAAGGATCGCTTCTGTCAGCCTTGAGCACAGAAGCCATGGAGTCGAAGCTTGGTTAACTTTAAAATCCCTAGgtagtccctgaaatagagggggatgggagggtggacGGGGATGAAACGCAAGGAGCCTGTGATGTGTGCAAAGTGCCTTGCTTTTCAAAGCAACAAAGTGTGTGACCCTGGAGTTAAAATCACTTTCTCCATTGAAGGAGACACGGGCATTTTATCTAAAGTATTAGGCTTGCTTCACCTTGGCATAGTGAGATCTCCATCTTTAGCCGCGCTGTGTCTCTTGCCCACTGTCTTAACAGAGCAACGTGCAGGGGACACGCTTTGTTGATGGCCAGTAACTGTCTCCATTCTTGGCACAGGTCACACTGTTTTACCCCTTGCAAATACAGCAAGTGCCTGTGAACAAGATGGCAAAAGTTTCATTGCTTCCACTGTCTCATTGTTTACCTTTGCCATCAGGTGCTGAGGGTGCTGACGCTTATCAAAGAGCATTGCAAACTTTAAACAAATGGCTGTACTGTAATGGACAGGACTTCAGGTTAATTTGAAGGGGCTCGTTCTTTTGCATTTACCCTTGCTGTATTTATCAGCTTGTCCAGTGGCCTCTAAGTCCATACCTTGGAGCTTCTTGGACTAATAGTCAGGGATGTGCACGTTTTGGCCCCGATTCTGCAAATGGATCTGCAGAAAGACCTCTGCATCCGCCACTGGCCTCCCATACAGATCTGATGAGAGCTTTAAGCAGTAACTGCAGCCTTGAGATGTAAAGATTTGGAAAATCTCCCTTGTTCTTTTCTCTTCACAGTAAAATGCATAAGGAATAAGCATGCATACTTTGCTGAAAGATTATACGGTTCCATGAAGGTAAATAGCTTTTCTGTGTAtgtggttcccccccacccccaattaaaTATAGAGGCATGCTAAAATAAATAGCAGCTGAATTTAATACAGTAGCgggagaggagagagggcagCAACCCAAGTGGTTCATAATCTTCATGAATCTCCTGTCCTCCTCTGCTAAGGGACAAAACTGGCATTGCCCCATTATATGCTGAAAATAGGGAACTCTGTCACACTCAATGCAAAATGCTTTGGGCTAATTTCCCACCCAGAAACGAAGGATGAAACCTTAACCATTAACAATGATTTACCCACAATGCACAATATTTGTACAAGGGTTGCTTTTTTTCTTTAGGGTTTAGGGACAGATGACGATACCCTCATTCGAGTGATGGTGTCGCGCTGTGAAATTGACATGTTGGATATCAGGCATGAATTCAAGAGGATGTACGGGAAATCTCTCTACTCCTTCATCCAGGTAAGCTTTCCTTACCTAGAAACCATGGTCTTGCTGCACACAGCACGAGCCACTTTGCCCTGTAGTCTGATTAGTGACTGGTCCACACTTTTCAAACAAGAAGCTATTATTCTTGAACAgctttttggggggcgggggcgggggggtgtatGAAATTGTCCATTCTTGATatctatatttttgttttttcactagGCATTcaaaaaaatccttgtttttttgttgtggatttttttttttaaatgacaagggaaaaggaaggaggagaaaacGGAAAGAGGGAAATACACAATAAGggaaaaatcagaaaagaaattcagaaaacttctgaaaagattgaaaaattgCATGCATCTCAAACCCCACAAAATTcaaactttaaaacatttttgctttgtattttaaattttgaCCCACCTCTCATCCTGACTTGCATTGCCCTTACAAATTTTGGTGTTAGGATTGTTTAACAGTTTTCCAGTAATGCCAGATTGACTGGTCCGGTAATGAATACTAAGATAACACCATCCAGCCCCTTTGTACTGGCTATCCAAGCAAGATTTCTGCCCTCACCCTCTGTGAGTTGGATATGAAGCACAGCTTAATGTCTTGTGGTCAGAGGACGCTTATTTGCCAACCTTTTATAACTATAAACTGTGCGTCTTAGAAACATTGGCTTGGATTCCTCAAAGGGTTAATGGGcaggtgtgggttttttattttgttttgtttttttaaatctccaagAACTCCTGTAGTTGGATTTCATATTTTAATACTGTAGTGGTTTCTCATTTGATCCTTGTTGCTTGATTTTTTGTTAAAGTATTAACTTTGTCTTACAATGGTTGTGGGATGTTGTCGCACATGGTAATAGTTCCTGCATTCCACGTCGCTGCATTTTAGTGGTGGGTCGTGTGCCCTTATACATGATCAGTGTGTGTCAAGTACTCTGGGATGAAGGGTGCACCTTAAATGTGATCAAACTTTAAGTTGGCAAAGAAATTCAAAATCTCATGGGGACAACTCCTACAATCAGCtcaaactagtgtaaatggtacTTTACGGTCTTTTTTCTGAGAACGCGTATTGCACATCTAATCACGTGtttgtctgtctttctttcaGGGAGACACTTCAGGAGACTATAGGAAAGTCCTACTCTTGCTCTGTGGTGGTGAAGACTAAACCATGTACAACTTGTTGTCAGGGGAAAGGAGAAATAGATCccaagatttccccccccccttaaaatAGGTTTAGATAGTGCTATTAGAATTGACTTAGGCTAATCAATGCCAATTGCCTCTTATGATATGCTTTTATTGCTTAGAATATGCAATGGTGCACTAATTGTGTTACCAGAGCCAGTCATGCCTTTAACTAGCGTCCAGTGCAGAATCTCCTGGCTGAATTACTTCTCCCAGCAGGCTTTGGAAAGACATGTTTGGAGAAACAGGAGCACTAGATGATTTGTAGAGTCTCAGACTCCATTCTACAGTTGGATTATCTGCGCTAGAGAACGGCATCTTGCTGCAAAAAGGGAAGCAATAGCTAACATCCGTCTTAGACTCTGACCAAGGTTCTGTTAAGTGAGCCTGCAATGAGCTTCATATTACCAAGCTCACATCTGTGTTGCCATACAGTGCAATTGCAAGGGTGTAATAGAGGGCTGGATTCTGCCCACTCCTACAATCCATACAAAATAGGTGGAAATGAGGGGAGAGTTTAACTAAAGCCTTTACTGCTACTGTAACTTGATCTATCTGCATCTACTACATGAATAATTCTTGAAGACTTGTGACATCCTACTGCCATTGAACTTACCGACCAACTGAGGCGGGCTTAGGCACAGACTGTAGAAGACTCTTCACAGGAAAATATTAACACCGTCCATGTGGGAAAAGTACAGAAAACAAGCTTTATTTCTCTGACTATATTCCAGCACAAAGAAAACCATTAGTCTAAAATGCAAGGCGTGTCTATATCGAAACAGTCTATCAACATTCCACATCACTATGGCTATTTGTTTATGTATATCAGAAGATAGGAACAGGATATAATTCACAAGCAGCAAATTAGAAACTCCAGTAGCCTTAGGCTTagtctacacacacacattttgtattACTATAACTGTTGGTTAAGGGTGTGACTTCACTAATATTGTTACACTCGCACATCCTCTACTGTGGATGCAGTTTATAATCGTAGAGAGGAGCTTGGTGCTGGAATACCTTATTCCCCTTTCCATACAGTAACTGCATCCACCAGTTATGCGCCTTTACCTTCACCATACAGTAAAAGCAGTACATCTTTTGTGCATAGACAAGGCCTTCCACTAAATGCCTTTTCTGCAGCGAGCTGGTTGAAAGAAGCCATTCTGTTCAGAAACCTAATCCACATTCTGTTTGGTCTGAGGTTAtatcttcactgcaaaaagtATGTGTGTTTTACAGCAGAATAACTAATGCACCTTAGCTTTCCCTGTCCTACGGTAAATTCCTCATGGAGATCAGGCACTGTGCTCTTAGGCCGTGTCTATATGCACAGCACGGCGGTACtctgcagcacatctggtgaagacactctgctgatgggagagagctctcccattggcataaagAACCCACCTCTGTGAGTcgcagaagctatgttggtgggaaacGCTtatgttgatgtaacttatgtcactcaggggtggtttattcacacccttgagcaacatgAGTTATGCCGacacagctgtagtgtagaccataGCCTTAGTGGGAGTTAAATAAGGGGAGGC from Lepidochelys kempii isolate rLepKem1 chromosome 26, rLepKem1.hap2, whole genome shotgun sequence includes:
- the ANXA4 gene encoding annexin A4; the encoded protein is MAKAGNRGTIKAALGFSAEEDAQKLRKAMKGLGTDEDAIIDIVAKRSIYQRQQILITYKSTIGRDLIGDLKSELSGNFEKVIIGLMTSITLYDVQELKRAMKGAGTDEGCLIEILASRSCEEIQRINETYHRQYGTTLEKDIISDTSSTFRHVLVSLATGNRDQGSYVDEGLAQQDAQCLYEAGEKKWGTNEGQFLTILCSRNRNHLLKVFDEYRRITKKDITESIKSEMSGDLEDALLAVVKCIRNKHAYFAERLYGSMKGLGTDDDTLIRVMVSRCEIDMLDIRHEFKRMYGKSLYSFIQGDTSGDYRKVLLLLCGGED